The DNA sequence TGTGGGATTTCTTGACACATGGGACTTGGAGATGTTGGTGCATGTGTTTCAAGAACACAATGTCACTGGATACCAGTGGGTGGGAACCGAGGCCTGGATTTTTGACCCAGAACTGGCCAAACTGGATAGGTTCAACATACTACAAGGAGCCATAGGACTGGCTATCTCCAATACAACGGTAACAGGTCTGAAAGACTTCATTCTGGATGTACACCCACTAAAATCTGCAGGCAGTGCCATATATACAGAATTCTGGGAGGCTCTGTTTCAGTGTAAATATACAAAGCAGAATGAATCTGAAGATACACCAGTGTGCACAGGCAAAGAGAAACTGTCTGaagtggaaaacacatttactGACATGTCCCTGATGCCTATTTTCAGTAATGTGTATAAAGGAGTATACGCTGTTGCTCATGCCCTGCACAATCTTCTCGGCTGTACACAGACATGCCCTACAAAGAAGCAGCCTGACCCTTTCACAGTGAGTCAAAATCTATTTAAGCAAGAATTTGCACTTAGGTCCtagaccatttaaaaaaaaaacagcaaaaatactgTACTTTTATGGTGGCATACATTTGTAAAGTCTTAACATCAAGTAATATagaatatttgtattttattttcagtttctGGAGCACCTCAAAATGGTGCGTTTCAAAACCAAAGATGGTGAAGATGTGTATTTTGATAAAAATGGTGATCCTGCTGCAAAATATGAAATCATAAACTGGCAGACAACAAAAGACCATCAATATGAATTTGTCACTATTGGACTTTATGACTCAACTTTACCTTCTCAAAATCGATTAGCAGTAAACATGGCCTCTATCATGTGGGCGCAAAATAGCAAACAGGTAAGAACAAAGGAAAAAAATTGCATGTCTGTGTCAGTAAAACCATACAGCAAGTGAACATAGTGTATTTCTTGACCATAGCTGCCAAGATCAGTGTGCAGTGAGAGCTGTCCTCCAGGCACCAGGAAAGCTGTGCAGAAAGGAAAGCCCATCTGCTGCTTTGACTGTATTCCATGTGCTGAAGGAGAGATCAGCAATATGACAGGTACATACAAAAAACACTGTCTGGTTTAGTTTtatcacaaaaaagaaaactatttaaaattcaAATGGTTTAAATAGCAGATAAATGCAGGAGATTCATGTAAAAGTAATAGTTTTATCAAATTCTGCTCCTGTATTTTCTGAGGTTATCTTTCCTTATGTGCTGTAtctttattgcttttttttctctcattctaTGACAGACTCGATTGAATGTGAACAATGTTATCAAGACTACtggtcaaatcctcacagggatgaatgtgtaaaaaaagaaattgaataCCTGTCCTATGAGGAAACTATGGGCATTTTGCTGACAGCTGTTTCTATTACTGGGGCTTTCACAACAATAATCATAGCAATTATTTTCTTCAGATACAAAAATACTCCAATAGTCAGAGCTAACAACTCAGAGCTGAGCTTTctgctgctcttctcactgaCTCTGTGTTTCCTCTGTTCTCTTACTTTCATCGGTCAGCCCTCTGATTGGTCCTGTGTGCTGCGTCACACAGCGTTTGGGATTATCTTTGTTCTCTGCATCTCCTGTGTTCTGGGGAAAACAATGGTGGTGTTAATGGCCTTCAGGGCGACACTTCCAGGCAGCAATACTATGAAATGGTTTGGGCCTCCACAGCAGAGACTCAGTGTTCTTGGTTTCACTCTTATACAGGTTCTCATCTGTGTGCTTTGGTTAGTTACATCCCCTCCATTCCCCTTCAAAAATCTAAAGCGCTACAAAGAAAAGATCATTCTGGAATGTCATTTAGGATCAAATATAGGTTTCTGGGCAGTGCTGGGCTATATAGGACTATtggctctgttttgttttgttttagctTTTCTGGCTCGGAAGCTGCCTGATAACTTCAATGAAGCCAAATTCATCACATTCAGCATGCTCATATTCTGTGCAGTCTGGATCACCTTCATCCCAGCTTATGTCAGTTCTCCTGGAAAGTTCACTGTAGCTGTAGAGATATTTGCCATTTTGGCCTCAAGCTTTGGTTtacttttttgtatatttttaccaAAATGTTACATAATCATCCTAAAACCTGAGAAGAACACCAAAAAGCAAATGATGGGTAAAGTGCCTGCTAAGTAAAGTAATTTTAGCCTGACCATAAACACTGTCCTATTCTGGATAATATTGAAAATATATCCTCGACAATGTAGGGATACACTGTCTATGGAGACATAGTACATTCTCTAAATGAATCCTGTATTTAGCAGAGGTTTCTGAACACAAAAGAACTGTTGGTTGGACATGTTTTGGTTTACAGTCTTTTCTCAATGTATGATGGATTTTGAGTACACTCTAAGAGCTAAATATTGGCTAAAATGGGACTTtcatgttgttgttgctgttctgAGAATGGTGCACCACTGAACATTATCCAATCAGTCAAATAATGGGAATGGTACAAGGTGGCTGGCAAATCAGTAATTATATATGCACAAATTGCACCTGTAGGTAAGTCTAACTGATGAAATGCCCAAagttttctaaaaaaaatgtaaactcaGTATGAGTACTAGTTAAAGGTTTTTATGTATATAACTTATTTTATATAATCTTACATACGAATgcgctatttggacaaaagcaTAGGCACATCTATTAATAATTGAATTCACTGGTTTCATTCATTCCCATTACCACAGATCTATGAATTCAAGAAtgccatattaatgcctatgggtttaaaATGTGATGTGTAAATACCTACTGTAGTGGTAATGTATAGGTGACCCAAAACTTTTGTGCATGTATTAAATTATGCTTAGTACCTTCTCTTAAATCATCTAATATGTTATTCAAGTAATGCAAGTAATAAAGTCGATGAAGATTCTTCTTTGATTCTTGATTTCCgaatttaaaaacacacactaagATATATGGAACATATTTAAAGCAAATGTGTTAAATGACACAGCAAAAAAGACATATAAGACCATATAGAACACAATACTAAAATGAATCAACCAGAACCCACAGAGAAAAACTGCACAAGATAATGTGGCTTGTAAAATTCATTTGAGAAAGTCACACCTCCTTTGAATGGGGCCCAACAGTGTGACTTTTCCATAGAGGATTTGACTTTCCAACTGTATAAATACTAAAAAACCTTCCTGTTCAACTGAAACAacagacctgaaaaaaaaaaaaacactcactaACCATATTCCAAGTGAATGGAGCAGATCTTtactcttttacatgtactaatGGCCATCGTAATGTTTCCCAGAACATATGGGACATTCTGTAGCCTGCAGGGAGAGCTTGTATACCCACAACTAATGAAGGATGGAGATATCATAGTTGGAGGAATTTTAGCCTTTCATAAGAAATGGGAGATCACAGATTTGTCCTACTCAGTGAGACCACCTCCAGTTAAGTGCATGAGGTAAGTCAAATGAAGGGCAGCATAACACACattttgtaaatatataaacaatcaTGTGATTAAGTATTTAATCCTTTAATAATGTTGTTGTATGACTTGTTGTTAACCAGTCTTGATTTCAGAGCCTTCCAGTTTTCACAGTCCCTGATTTATGCAATAGAGGAGATCAACAACAGCTCCTCTTTACTGCCTGGTGTCTCACTGGGCTACAAGATCTATGACACCTGCAGCTCCATAGCAATGGGGGTCAGAGTGGCCATGACACTTGTTAATGGAAATGAGAACTCAGACTTGAATGAGCCATGCACAAAGCCAACCCAGGTGCAAGCCATGATCGGCGAGACATACTCATCTGTGTCAATGGCGATTTCAAATAGTATCGGACCTTTCAGCGTTCCCATTGTAAGAATGACTGAATCTGCGCAGCAATCAAAGTTCTGAGAATTTATGTCATATTCTTCTTACATTACAGTTTTGAAAATGTTAAGCTGGAGTCATTTCTTAATGAACTACTGTTATGCTGTATTATGGATGTTGACAGTGCACTAATGGGAACATAATGACTAAAATAGGTGTGAATCTGTTGTAGATCAGCCACTATGCTACCTGTGAGTGTCTCAGTGACAAAACAAAATATCCCTCATTTCTGCGCACTATTCCTAGTGATTACTACCAGAGCAGAGCACTGGCGGATATGGTCAAGCACTTTGGCTGGACATGGGTGGGAGCTTTGAGGACAGATGATGCTTATGGTAACAGTGGAATGGCTGCATTTacagaagcagcaaaacaattagGCATTTGCTTGGAGTATTCTCTTCCATTCTACAGAACTTACTCGCAAGAAAAAGTGCTGAGAATAATTCAGCAGATCAAAAGCTCCACTTCTCGAGTGATTGTGGGATTTCTTAACACATATGACATGGAATTGTTGGTGCATGTGTTTTATGAACACAATGTCACTGGATACCAGTGGGTGGGAACCGAGGCATGGATTTTTAACCCAGGACTGGCCAAACTGGATAAATACAACATATTGCAAGGAGCCATAGGGCTGGCTATCTCCAAAACAACAGTCAGAGGTCTGAAAGACTTCATTCTGGATGTACATCCTCTGAAATCTGCAGGCAGTGCCATATATACAGAATTTTGGGAGGCTCTGTTTCAGTGTAAATTTACAAAGCAGAATGACTCTGAAGATAGACCAGTGTGCACAGGCAAAGAGAAACTGTCTGGAGTAGAAAACACATTTACTGACATGTCCCTGATGCCCATTTTCAGTAATGTGTATAAAGGAGTATACGCTGTTGCTCATACCCTGCACAACCTTCTCGGCTGTACACAGACATGCCCTACGAAGAATCAGCCTGATCCTTTTACAGTGAGTCTGTCCCATCTGATTAAGCAAGCACTTAGGCCATAAAAGTTTCTGAATGCAGTGTTCATACAGGCAATtttaatttagagcatttgttcTATAttgtcagtttctggagtatctCAAAATGGTGCGTTTCAAAACCAAAGATGGTGAAGATGTGTATTTTGATAAAAATGGTGATCCTGCTGCAAAATATGACATCAAAAACTGGCAGACAACTAAAGACCATCAATATGAATTTGTCACTGTTGGACTTTACGACTCAACTTTACCTTCTAAAAGTCGATTAGCAGTAAATATGGCCTCTGTTGTGTGGAGTCAAAATAGCAAGCAGGTAAGGATAAGAAAGAACATGTGTCAATAAATCCATAAAtgaaaaaaaccttttaaacaAGTGAACATAGTGTATTTCTGGACCATAGCTGCCAAGATCAGTGTGCAGTGAGAGCTGTCCTCCAGGCACCAGGAAAGCTGTGCAGAAAGGAAAGCCCATCTGCTGCTTTGACTGTATACCATGTGCTGAAGGAGAGATCAGCAATATGACAGGTACATACAAGAAACACTGTCTAGTTTAGTCAATcacaaaaaaactgaaatgaacTGTAACTAATTGCTTATTTTCTCTAATTCTCTGGCAGATTCAATTGAATGTGAACAATGCTATCAAGACTACtggtcaaatcctcacagggatgaatgtgtaaaaaaagaaattgaataCCTGTCCTATGAGGAAACAATGGGCATTTTGCTGACAGCAGTTTCT is a window from the Salminus brasiliensis chromosome 13, fSalBra1.hap2, whole genome shotgun sequence genome containing:
- the LOC140574723 gene encoding extracellular calcium-sensing receptor-like, whose translation is MGHIYTLLHVVMAIMNFSSTNGTFCSLQGELVYPQLSKDGDIIVGGILPFHSRWEITDLSYSGPPPVKCMSLDFRAFQFSQSLIYAIEEINNSSSLLPGVSLGYKIYDTCSSTAMGVRVAMALVNGNENSDLNEPCTKPSQVQAMIGETYSSVSMAIANSIGPFSVPIISHYATCECLSDKTKYPSFLRTIPSDYYQSRALAEMVKHFGWTWVGAIRRDDDYGNSGMAAFTEAAEQLGICLEYSLPFYRTYSQEKVLRIIQQIKSSTSRVIVGFLDTWDLEMLVHVFQEHNVTGYQWVGTEAWIFDPELAKLDRFNILQGAIGLAISNTTVTGLKDFILDVHPLKSAGSAIYTEFWEALFQCKYTKQNESEDTPVCTGKEKLSEVENTFTDMSLMPIFSNVYKGVYAVAHALHNLLGCTQTCPTKKQPDPFTFLEHLKMVRFKTKDGEDVYFDKNGDPAAKYEIINWQTTKDHQYEFVTIGLYDSTLPSQNRLAVNMASIMWAQNSKQLPRSVCSESCPPGTRKAVQKGKPICCFDCIPCAEGEISNMTDSIECEQCYQDYWSNPHRDECVKKEIEYLSYEETMGILLTAVSITGAFTTIIIAIIFFRYKNTPIVRANNSELSFLLLFSLTLCFLCSLTFIGQPSDWSCVLRHTAFGIIFVLCISCVLGKTMVVLMAFRATLPGSNTMKWFGPPQQRLSVLGFTLIQVLICVLWLVTSPPFPFKNLKRYKEKIILECHLGSNIGFWAVLGYIGLLALFCFVLAFLARKLPDNFNEAKFITFSMLIFCAVWITFIPAYVSSPGKFTVAVEIFAILASSFGLLFCIFLPKCYIIILKPEKNTKKQMMGKVPAK
- the LOC140574709 gene encoding extracellular calcium-sensing receptor-like, whose amino-acid sequence is MEQIFTLLHVLMAIVMFPRTYGTFCSLQGELVYPQLMKDGDIIVGGILAFHKKWEITDLSYSVRPPPVKCMSLDFRAFQFSQSLIYAIEEINNSSSLLPGVSLGYKIYDTCSSIAMGVRVAMTLVNGNENSDLNEPCTKPTQVQAMIGETYSSVSMAISNSIGPFSVPIISHYATCECLSDKTKYPSFLRTIPSDYYQSRALADMVKHFGWTWVGALRTDDAYGNSGMAAFTEAAKQLGICLEYSLPFYRTYSQEKVLRIIQQIKSSTSRVIVGFLNTYDMELLVHVFYEHNVTGYQWVGTEAWIFNPGLAKLDKYNILQGAIGLAISKTTVRGLKDFILDVHPLKSAGSAIYTEFWEALFQCKFTKQNDSEDRPVCTGKEKLSGVENTFTDMSLMPIFSNVYKGVYAVAHTLHNLLGCTQTCPTKNQPDPFTFLEYLKMVRFKTKDGEDVYFDKNGDPAAKYDIKNWQTTKDHQYEFVTVGLYDSTLPSKSRLAVNMASVVWSQNSKQLPRSVCSESCPPGTRKAVQKGKPICCFDCIPCAEGEISNMTDSIECEQCYQDYWSNPHRDECVKKEIEYLSYEETMGILLTAVSITGAFTTIIIAIIFFRYKNTPIVRANNSELSFLLLFSLTLCFLCSLTFIGQPSDWSCMLRHTAFGIIFVLCISCVLGKTIVVLMAFRATLPGSNTMKWFGPSQQKLSVLGFTLIQVLICVLWLVTSPPFPFKNLKHYKEKIILECHLGSNIGFWAVLGYIGLLALFCFVLAFLARKLPDNFNEAKFITFSMLIFCAVWITFIPAYFSSPGKFTVSVEIFAILASSFGLLLCIFLPKCYIIILKPEKNTKKQMMGKVPA